The Streptomyces sp. NBC_01439 genome contains the following window.
GGGCGCCAACCAGGGCGCGCGAGCGGGTGGCGCAGGCGGCGGTGAGACGGGTGGCGACGTGCTTGACGACGGAGGACGCCAGACCGAACGCGCCGGGGGCGACGTGCACCTGGCGTGCGGCGGCCAGCACGGTGAGGTCGGTGGCGATCAGTTCGGCGGCGGCCAGGGCGAGTTCGCGCGAGCCGTACGGAGTGTCCGCGACCCGCTCGCCGCCCGTACGGTGCTCACGGGCGAACCGGAGCGCCGTGCGCAGCGCCGTGTCGGCGGTGGCCAGGCAGCCCGCCGTGCTCATCAGCCGGACGATCTGCTGGGCCCGTAGCGCACCCGCCAGGCCGCTGCCGACCTCGCCGACGACGGCGTCCGGCGCCACGACGAGCCCGTCGAACTCCAGGTCGGCAAAGTCAATGCCGCGCATCCCGGTGGTGCGCTGCGGCGGCAGCCGCCGCACCCGGGGGTCGGCGAGCTCCCGCGGCCCCAGCAGGACCGCGGTGAACGCGCCCGCACCCCGCTCCGCGGTGCGGGCCACGATCACGGCGGCGGAGGCGGAACTCCCGCGCCCGACCAGCCATTTGGTGCCGTGCAACGCTCCCTCGCCGGTCAGCCGGCAGCTGTTGGCGAGCACGTCGCTGCCGGCCTGTTCCTCGGACAGCCCGAAGGCGATCGTGCGCCCCTCGCGCAGCCAACCGGCGACCACCTGGTGCTGGGCCTCCGTACCTGCGGCGAGGACAGTCATGAGGGCCGAGATGCTGAACATGGTCGCGGGCATGACGTTGACGTCGCGGCGGGCACAGGCGCGGACCAGGATCTGGGTGTCCTCGAAGGAGCGCAGGTTTCCACCGAGCGCCGCGGGGAGGTGGCACAGGTGGAAGCCCTCCGCGCGCAGCCGCGCCTCGGCCGCCGCCGGGTACTCCTGCGCCGCGTCGCGGGCCGCGCCGGCCGCGAAGCCGAACGGGTTGTCCGTCACCCAGGGGTCGCCGAGCAGCCGGTCCAACCGCTCCGCCTCGGCGAAGGGCACGTCAGCCACGGGCGCGTCAGCCACGTCAGCCGCGGCGGGCGGGAACACCGTGGTCACTGCCCCACCCCGACGGCGGAGTCGTAGGACGTGGAGTCCTCCGGCGACGGTCGGGTGGCGATGCCCGCGGGGAAGGCGATGCCGGCCGCCCGCAGCATGGCGAGCCGCTGGTGGAACGCCGCACCCGTCATGATCTGCCGGCCCACGTCCGCGACCCTGCGGTGCTCGGGCGCGGCCAGGTACGTCCCGCGCACCCACGCGTTGAAGCTGCCCATCGCCGGTCCGCACCAGATCTGGTAGTCGACCGCACGGTCCGCCTCACCGGTCTTCGCCCAGCGCGACGCCATCCCCAGGTACCAGCGGAAGACGAGCGCCGCCCGCCGCTTGGGATGGCCCTCCGCCCGGGCGAGCTGGGCCGGGTCACGGCGCCGGAAGTACTCGGCGGTCTCCTCCCAGACGCTCTCCAGCGGCCGCCGGAAGATCTGCTGCTCGACCCGCGCGCGCACGTCGTCCGGGAGCGCCTCGATGCCGTCGTACGTGCGGTAGAGCTCGTACAGCTGCTTGGCGCGCATGGGGAAGAACGTGCCGCGCTTGAGCACCTGCAGTTCGACACCCATCTCGAACATGTCGGCCGCGGGGGCCATCTCGCAGTCGGCGATGCCGGCCTGGGCGAGCATCTCCTTGACCCGCGGGGAGGTGCCGGCTTCCAGGCACGACTGGTTGATCGAGCCGGTCACGATGTAGTCGGCTCCCATGGCGAACGCGGCGGCCGCGGCGTCCGGGGTCCCGATGCCGCCGGCGGCTCCGATCCGGATGCGCTCGGGGTAGCCGGCCTCCTGCATGATCGCGTCGCGCTGCCGCATGATGACGGGAAGCAGGGCGGGGAGCGGCCTGCGATCGGTGTGGCCCCCCGAGTCCGCCTCGACGGTGATGTCGTCGGCGAGCGGGACCCGGGGCGCGAGGCGGGCCTGCTCCTCGGTGATGAGGCCGTCCGCGAGCAGCGCCCGCACCATGGCCTCCGGTGCGGGCCGCATGAAGAGTTCGGCCGTCTCGGTACGGGAGATCTTGGCGATGACCCGGTTGGCGGCGACGACTCCGTGCGGGCCGCCGGTGCGCAGACCGGCGAGCCGGTAGCGGACCAGGTGGGGGGTCAGCTTGAGGAAGGCGGACGCCTCCACGCAGGGCACGCCGTACGCCAGGAAGAGGTCGACGGAAGTGCGCTCCAGCCGGTCCTCGCTCGGGCTGTGGATGAGGTTGCAGGCGTAGCCGAGGCCGGGGATCTCGTCGCGGAAGCGGATCAGGGCCTTCTCCACCGCCTCGGGGAGCAGTCCGGCCGCGCCGTACGAGGCGAGGAAGCCCGCGCGTGCCATGGCGACGACCATGTCGGCGGAGGCGATGCCGTTGGCCATGGCGCCGCTCATGTACGCCTGCTTGAGGCCGTGCGCTGCGAGGAAGGCGGCGCTGCCGAGCCGTTCGGGTCCGAGCGGCGGCACGGCGGCGACGATCTCGTGACGGCCGCCGGAGGTGACCTCACCGCCGGCGGCCGCGCCCAGGCCGTACGGCCCGCGCACGATGTAGACGGGCTCGTCGAGGCGGATCAGGGTCTCGTACACCCCGGTGTCGCCGACGGCCGGCTCTCCCCGCCCGGTCCACCGCGGGCGGTACTGATCGGTGGTCATGCTGCGTCTCCTGTCGGTCGTGCGCGGGATCAGACCTGGTCGTGGTGGATCTCGATGCCGATGCCACCGAGCTGGTAGATCCGCAGGGTGGACTTCCAGACGCTCGCGTCGCCGAGCAGCTGGATCCGGCCCGGTTCGCGGCGCACCTCCTTGATGTGCACGTCGAACTCCATGTCGGGGTCGTCGCGCAGGATCTGGCCGCGGTACGACCAGGTCGTCTCGGCACCGGAGAGGAGGGCGAAGCGCGGGTTGACCAGACCGTCCGTGAGGCCGGTTTCCACGGCGTACACCTGCAGGCCCTGGAGCAGGGCCTCGACGCCGAGCGAACCGGGCATCACCGGGTCGCGGTGGAAGTGGCAGGAGAAGTACCAGTCGTCGGGGCGGATGGAGCGGTGCCCGCGCAGGTAGCCGCGGCCGTGGTCGCCGCCGGTGGGCACGACGTCGACCCACTCGACCAGGTCGAGGTGGCCCGCGCCGAGGCGGGGCACCGGCCGGGAGGCCTCGGCGGCCCGGTAGGCGGCGACGTCGACGCGGCGGACGTCCGCGGGGCGCGGCGCGTGCCGGTCGAGCCAGGGCGCCACGTGCTTGCCCTTGTCCAGGCCGACCTGGTTCTCCAGGGCCTTCGCACTGAAGTAGCCGAACAGCGACTCGCCCGTGTAGAAGACCTCTCCGTCCGCGGAGAGCTCGTAGCTGTAGTTCTGCAGGATGGAGCCCGGCATCTGGTCGCTGGACAGCAGGGTCGACCGGTGCTGGATGGTCTTGCCGCGCAGGTCGACGTCCTTGACCAGGGTGGCGCGCCCGTCGAGGTTGCGGATGCTGAACTGCTCGTCGGGGAAGGGCAGCGTGGCGCCCAGGTAGTAGCCGAGCAGGATGGCCGCCTGGAGGCTGGACTCCATGTAGACGCAGTTGGGCATGTGCGGGTGCCCGTTGTGGTCGTAGTACCAGGCGTCGTCCGGGGAGTCGTACTCGGTGACCATGACGGCCCCGCGCTTGAGGACGCCCCGGGTGCCTTCGAGGGCCATGACCCGGTCGACGAAGAGGAAGTCGCCGTTGGGGATGTACGGGGCGCGGCTGTTGGCGTAGATCTCGAACTCGGGTCCCATCGCCGTGGCCAGGTCGCCCTTGGCCGCGTGCGCCATGTGGAACTCGCTGAGCAGCGCCGGCTGCCCGGTGGCCGGGCTCAGGCGGCCGAGGAAGTGCGGCACCTTGCCGCCCGTCTCCGGGCGGAACGGGGTGCCCGGCTTCTCCACCAGCCGGATGCCGAGGCCCGTGACGCTGATGGACGCCTTGCCGTCCCGCAGGACGACCACGTCGGCGGTGATCGCCGGACGCGGCACCAGGGTGAGCGAGGTGATGTCGACGCGGTACTCGATCTTCTCGGTGTCCGGGGTGATCTGACCGCGGACCTTGACCTCCGTCGACAAACCGGGAACGGGCTGGAAACGGGCGTCGGGGAAGGACAGGTGCAGGCCGAGGGAGAGGGCGTACACCTCCAGCAGTTGTACGGCACCCTCCGCGACGAGCGAGCCGGCCAGGACCGGGTCGTCCGGGAAGTGGCTGGTGAAGTACCAGCCGTCCGGCACGAGGTGCTTCACGGCCTCGATGCGGCCCAGACCGGCCGGGCCGCCCTTGCGGTCGAGGACCGTGACCTCGTCGGCCATGCGCAGCCGCTCGCTCGGTAGCCTCAGCGAGGTGTTGCAGCCGGCGGGCTGACGGTGCCCGGGGCCGAACACCTCGGCGATCCGGCCCTCGGCGAGCTGCGCCAGGTCGACGGCGCCCAGTGCGGTGCGGTCGGTGCGGGCCAGCGGCTTGAACGCACTGGAACCGGAGAACGTGCCGTCGCCGACCGGCGGCCTGACCTTCGCCTGGAGGATGCCGAGGGAGCTCTCCAGCTCCTCGTCGGTGAAGAAGCCGGCGCAGGCGTTGTTGAGCTTGAGGATCAGCTCGCCGTCGGCGTAGCAGTCGTAGTGGAAGAAGAAGAGGAGGGTGTCGCCCTGCTGCACGAACTGGTCGATCCAGATGTCGTAGCGCAGGGTCTGGCCGACACGGGGCAGGTCGCCGACGAAGCTGAGGCTGCTGTCGAGCAGGCGGTACACCCGGTCGCCGCGGTTGGTGAAGTCGGCGCCGAGGTAGCTGATCAGCAGCAGGTCGCACTGGCCGGCCTCGATGGTGACGGCCGGGGGGACCTGTCCGTCGACCGCGTACCAGGCGTCCACCGGCACGTCGTACTCGGTACGGATGAAGGAGGGCTTGAACTCTCCCGGTTCGGCCTCCAGGGCGGTGACCCGGGTCGCGAAGTGGTAGGGCGGGGCGGGCAGGCGGACGCGGCGGCGGTAGCCGTCGATCTCCGCGAAGCGGGGGCCGAAGACATTGCCGATCTTGCCGGTCGCGAACTCCAGCAGATCGTGCTCGTCCCAGACGACGCCCTCGGGCTTGGGCGGGCGGGGCGTCGGGTGGTCCCCGGTGGTGAGCAGGGCGACGAGCTCGTCACGCAGCTCGCGCTGGGCCGCGAGCACCTCGCCGTGCGCCTCCAGCATCTCGCTGCGGAGTCCGCGCACCAGTACGGCGGTGGTCTCGTCGCTCGCGCGCGCCGGGCTCTTGGCGACCGGTGGCACGGGCAGGGGCGCGCCGGAGACCGCGGTCCTGGGCGGCGTGTCGGGGGTGATCGCGGGCGGCCCGTCCGGCGGTGCCACGGCACCGGCGGCCGGGATCATCGTGATGGGCTCCCGTTCCAAAGCCAGGGCTGGCGCCGGCGGCTGCGCGGAGGGTTGGGTAGGCATCGCGGTGTCCCATTCCGTGGTGGTTTCGGGGCCTTGGGCAGGCACCGGATCGGCATTGACGCCGCCCACGAGCACCGCGACCGGCGCGGTGGGGCGGGCGGGCAGGGCTGCAGGGGTGGCGGAGACGACGGGTGCGGCCGGGGTGATCGGGGCGGTACGGGGAGGGGCGGCGGGCCCGGCATTCGACACGCCGGAGCCGGTCAGGGGCGCGGCCGGCGCCACGGACTGGAGTACGGCCGGCGCCACGGGCAGAGATGCCGCCGACGCCACGGGCTGGAGTACGGCCGGCGCCACGAACAGGGGTGCGGGCGGGGTGACGGGTCCGGCCGGCCGCGCCGGAGCGTTCGGCAGGACCTCTACGGTCGGGGCCGCGGCCGCCGTCACCAGGGGCGGGACCGGGGCGCCGCCCGTCGGGAAGCGCCGCAGGCCCGGCGACGGGCGTGTACGGCCGTGCGGGAGGGGGGCGAAGGCGCCGAGGTCGACGGGGATGCCGTGGGCGGCGAGTCGGGCGGCCAGGCGGGCGATGTCGGACGCCCCCCGTGCGCCCCGCCGGTCGACGGACACCGACAGGTGCGGTTCGCCGGCCAGGGTCTCGTGGATCCACCGCGAGCACGTGCTGCTGGGGCCGACCTCGATGAAGCAGCGGTAGCCGTCGTCGTACGCACGCCGCACCAGCCGCGGGAAGTCCACCGTCTCGCGCAGGGTCACCGCGATGTTCTCGGCCACCGCGTCCGCGTCGAAGTCCGTCACGGGCTCGTAGTGCCGGCTGCTGTAGAGGACCAGGTCCCCCACGTCGCCGGTCGGGTAGCGGTTGAGGTCGGCGAGTTCGGTCAGGACCCCGTCCACCACGGGGCAGTGCATGACGTGGTTGGCGGGTGAGCGGGCGCTGCGGCACTCGAGCTCGGCGATCAGGTCGCGGCACTGCCGCGGATCGCCCGCGACGACGGTCTCCTGGGGTGTGTTGACGTGGGTGAGGAACACCCGGT
Protein-coding sequences here:
- a CDS encoding beta-ketoacyl synthase N-terminal-like domain-containing protein, giving the protein MGKYAIVGLACLFPGAGTPDDYWRNLIGGVDSRTDGDDRIFGHAPQVRETDPEDRHRIYCTRGGFLNEYDEGAEGFDPKGYLLPPDYLAGLDRSFHWALRVAGDALADAGHPPTAGGRPGRRTGVVFGNYPFPTPASGRFAGELWDSAVARGLADAGLRVPDEAIASGAAAAAAPGAVTAHNLWAGGMPARVVAAALGLDGPRFTLDAACSSALYALKLACAHLETGRADLMLAGGVCAPDPTVIHLSFSDLRAYPQDGFSQPFDARSRGIVTGQGAAMIAVKRLADARRDGDRIHAVIDGLALTNDGPGKHLLAPNEAGQLAAYDLAYREAGVDPSAIQYLECHATGTPLGDSTELGGAEAFFGRTPLLGSVKANIGHLLTVAGMSSLLKVVLSLSHGVIPPTIGVERPLPGTIADRVVREAVAWPDPAPGAPRRAGVSAFGFGGTNAHVVLSAPDAASAEAAADAGAEAVEPPPLAVIGMGAHFGSFATLDEFERAGYEGLGAVRDLPEQRWRGFETVENGPLDRGGLGGDAAPRAAYIEDFEVDTTSYRIPPKDLDHFNQQQLLMMRVAEEALRDAGYERKRPGGGGAAGSGPRRIGVVIGMEMEPSAHGHGSRYELGRKLTEWCAAAGVQPSPEQLADLTRAARDGVHDSIEPNEVLSYIGNIMASRVSSLWNLTGPSFTLSSDSAVGVEALDVARLLLLDPTIEAVLVGAVDLAAGPENTLARELLEPGAVRDGLKILGEGAGAVVVTRPDSVPQGLRVYATVESIAVHHAPDVTPGVRAELVERAAEDALAAAGLGPSDVELVEAAGGARAAEIDGLARVWTAGRAGGELHTALSSVRSAVGDTGCASGLAGLIRAVLCLHHGYFPVASDGIAADGTDGSAFFLAADSRPWLRAHRDGRRAASVSVIGTAGSHAHLVLTGRQVRGEITEADWTRSGGGVVVPVAADDFDGLLRRLGELRSAVAADGAGTEDWSAEFTDRPAKLKAVLVADDPAGLVRQIDQALKDLPGVWESGGEWSSPSGSCFTARPLGPEAKVTLVFPGAFNSYLGLGRAMFRAFPGLLPRFEAQAELPAELLRSAALYPRSRGPLGRRELMRLDGELVEDIPLMLAAGTSYALLSTDLVREVLGVPVHGAFGYSLGESSMLFATGGWVKSARGDEKISASPLFGDMLRGPKRTVRELWGLGDGVPDAEVWATHVLLAPAEDVRAALRRYDRVFLTHVNTPQETVVAGDPRQCRDLIAELECRSARSPANHVMHCPVVDGVLTELADLNRYPTGDVGDLVLYSSRHYEPVTDFDADAVAENIAVTLRETVDFPRLVRRAYDDGYRCFIEVGPSSTCSRWIHETLAGEPHLSVSVDRRGARGASDIARLAARLAAHGIPVDLGAFAPLPHGRTRPSPGLRRFPTGGAPVPPLVTAAAAPTVEVLPNAPARPAGPVTPPAPLFVAPAVLQPVASAASLPVAPAVLQSVAPAAPLTGSGVSNAGPAAPPRTAPITPAAPVVSATPAALPARPTAPVAVLVGGVNADPVPAQGPETTTEWDTAMPTQPSAQPPAPALALEREPITMIPAAGAVAPPDGPPAITPDTPPRTAVSGAPLPVPPVAKSPARASDETTAVLVRGLRSEMLEAHGEVLAAQRELRDELVALLTTGDHPTPRPPKPEGVVWDEHDLLEFATGKIGNVFGPRFAEIDGYRRRVRLPAPPYHFATRVTALEAEPGEFKPSFIRTEYDVPVDAWYAVDGQVPPAVTIEAGQCDLLLISYLGADFTNRGDRVYRLLDSSLSFVGDLPRVGQTLRYDIWIDQFVQQGDTLLFFFHYDCYADGELILKLNNACAGFFTDEELESSLGILQAKVRPPVGDGTFSGSSAFKPLARTDRTALGAVDLAQLAEGRIAEVFGPGHRQPAGCNTSLRLPSERLRMADEVTVLDRKGGPAGLGRIEAVKHLVPDGWYFTSHFPDDPVLAGSLVAEGAVQLLEVYALSLGLHLSFPDARFQPVPGLSTEVKVRGQITPDTEKIEYRVDITSLTLVPRPAITADVVVLRDGKASISVTGLGIRLVEKPGTPFRPETGGKVPHFLGRLSPATGQPALLSEFHMAHAAKGDLATAMGPEFEIYANSRAPYIPNGDFLFVDRVMALEGTRGVLKRGAVMVTEYDSPDDAWYYDHNGHPHMPNCVYMESSLQAAILLGYYLGATLPFPDEQFSIRNLDGRATLVKDVDLRGKTIQHRSTLLSSDQMPGSILQNYSYELSADGEVFYTGESLFGYFSAKALENQVGLDKGKHVAPWLDRHAPRPADVRRVDVAAYRAAEASRPVPRLGAGHLDLVEWVDVVPTGGDHGRGYLRGHRSIRPDDWYFSCHFHRDPVMPGSLGVEALLQGLQVYAVETGLTDGLVNPRFALLSGAETTWSYRGQILRDDPDMEFDVHIKEVRREPGRIQLLGDASVWKSTLRIYQLGGIGIEIHHDQV
- a CDS encoding PfaD family polyunsaturated fatty acid/polyketide biosynthesis protein, which translates into the protein MTTDQYRPRWTGRGEPAVGDTGVYETLIRLDEPVYIVRGPYGLGAAAGGEVTSGGRHEIVAAVPPLGPERLGSAAFLAAHGLKQAYMSGAMANGIASADMVVAMARAGFLASYGAAGLLPEAVEKALIRFRDEIPGLGYACNLIHSPSEDRLERTSVDLFLAYGVPCVEASAFLKLTPHLVRYRLAGLRTGGPHGVVAANRVIAKISRTETAELFMRPAPEAMVRALLADGLITEEQARLAPRVPLADDITVEADSGGHTDRRPLPALLPVIMRQRDAIMQEAGYPERIRIGAAGGIGTPDAAAAAFAMGADYIVTGSINQSCLEAGTSPRVKEMLAQAGIADCEMAPAADMFEMGVELQVLKRGTFFPMRAKQLYELYRTYDGIEALPDDVRARVEQQIFRRPLESVWEETAEYFRRRDPAQLARAEGHPKRRAALVFRWYLGMASRWAKTGEADRAVDYQIWCGPAMGSFNAWVRGTYLAAPEHRRVADVGRQIMTGAAFHQRLAMLRAAGIAFPAGIATRPSPEDSTSYDSAVGVGQ
- a CDS encoding acyl-CoA dehydrogenase family protein, whose amino-acid sequence is MTTVFPPAAADVADAPVADVPFAEAERLDRLLGDPWVTDNPFGFAAGAARDAAQEYPAAAEARLRAEGFHLCHLPAALGGNLRSFEDTQILVRACARRDVNVMPATMFSISALMTVLAAGTEAQHQVVAGWLREGRTIAFGLSEEQAGSDVLANSCRLTGEGALHGTKWLVGRGSSASAAVIVARTAERGAGAFTAVLLGPRELADPRVRRLPPQRTTGMRGIDFADLEFDGLVVAPDAVVGEVGSGLAGALRAQQIVRLMSTAGCLATADTALRTALRFAREHRTGGERVADTPYGSRELALAAAELIATDLTVLAAARQVHVAPGAFGLASSVVKHVATRLTAACATRSRALVGARAVLRDGPGAVLDKAVRDNAMVAVIDTSVLGNLRALAMHLPAYATVFADDPTDDTAREAPDPAPERERRLRAVFALGDQELLPELRPAALDLGVRPKDEVLLGFAAHAGAITAELSGRGEARAAELVAEVRAALAAVVRDAADAQRDRARSAKVSPEPLDLADRLCVLYAAASAALAWWYHRDRAGLYGGAAPGDTGWLTAVLALLTALADGRDPRTAAYRDLAPAGRLVTELDAKQRLFTALPVRLSDSGEQTENDRNDRNDRNDRNDENEEVEER